In a single window of the Patescibacteria group bacterium genome:
- the gpmI gene encoding 2,3-bisphosphoglycerate-independent phosphoglycerate mutase codes for MRKNLVLIILDGWGIGARDDSNPIYKVKPEIIENFKYNYPATSLQASGIAVGLPWGEAGNSEVGHLTMGIGKIIYQYYPRISLEIRNGNFYKNEAINKAFDFALKNNSTLHCLGLLSESHAHSAYEHILALLQFAAKKQLKKIIFHFFTDGRDSRPKSGKELVERFLTDAQKIGVGKLGSLSGRYYALDRSKNWDLTARVYNLLVNGEGRKAKNYQEVFDYFYNEKKLSDPYIEPTIIIEENSQDLPLIKDGDSIIFFDFREDSVRQLSSAFALSEFSFFPRKKLNIHVTTMTQYDKNFKVDVAYYPEKIETSLTAELSRHNLKQLKIAETEKYYHLTYFFNGLTDKVFPDEFRVLIPSKEIPHPDEYPAMRAPEITERLIAAMMEGVYDFIAVNYANPDTIAHTGNYNAVMEAIKVLNQQLTKVYEVAQKIGATLIVTSDHGNAERLYDPLTGEKETHHDSNPVPFYLIDERFKLKIPRTEEQIKEMEGMTTGSLCDIAPTILELMGLPIPIEMSGVSLLTNLISYQ; via the coding sequence ATGAGAAAAAATTTAGTCTTAATTATTTTAGATGGCTGGGGGATTGGAGCTCGAGATGATTCCAATCCCATTTATAAAGTAAAACCAGAAATTATTGAGAATTTTAAATACAACTATCCGGCGACTTCTTTGCAAGCCAGCGGCATTGCTGTTGGTTTGCCGTGGGGAGAAGCGGGTAATAGTGAAGTTGGTCATTTAACAATGGGCATTGGAAAAATCATCTATCAGTATTATCCGCGCATTAGTTTGGAAATTCGCAATGGTAATTTTTATAAAAATGAAGCAATAAATAAAGCTTTTGATTTTGCTTTAAAAAATAATTCAACCCTTCATTGTCTTGGATTATTATCAGAATCTCACGCCCACAGTGCGTATGAACATATTTTAGCGTTATTACAATTTGCCGCAAAGAAACAATTAAAAAAAATAATTTTTCATTTTTTTACTGATGGTCGCGATAGTCGGCCAAAATCAGGAAAGGAATTAGTAGAAAGATTTTTGACTGATGCCCAAAAAATTGGAGTGGGTAAATTGGGTAGTTTATCCGGGCGTTATTATGCGTTAGATCGTTCAAAAAACTGGGATTTAACTGCTCGCGTTTATAATTTGTTAGTTAATGGTGAAGGGCGGAAAGCAAAAAATTATCAGGAAGTTTTTGATTATTTTTATAATGAAAAAAAATTGAGCGATCCATACATTGAACCAACGATAATTATTGAAGAAAATTCTCAAGATTTACCCCTTATTAAGGATGGCGATAGTATAATCTTTTTTGATTTTCGCGAAGACAGCGTTCGACAATTGAGCAGCGCTTTCGCTCTTTCAGAATTTAGTTTTTTCCCAAGAAAGAAATTGAATATTCACGTTACAACAATGACTCAATATGATAAAAATTTTAAAGTTGATGTTGCTTATTATCCAGAAAAAATAGAAACATCTTTAACAGCTGAATTAAGCAGACACAACTTGAAGCAATTAAAAATTGCCGAGACAGAAAAATATTACCATCTAACCTACTTTTTTAATGGTTTAACAGATAAAGTTTTCCCTGATGAATTTAGAGTTTTAATTCCTTCTAAAGAAATACCACATCCGGATGAATATCCAGCCATGCGCGCGCCAGAAATTACTGAAAGATTAATCGCGGCTATGATGGAAGGGGTTTATGATTTTATTGCCGTAAATTATGCTAATCCAGATACTATCGCCCATACGGGGAATTATAATGCAGTGATGGAGGCTATTAAAGTTTTAAATCAACAATTAACAAAAGTTTATGAAGTCGCTCAAAAAATTGGCGCTACTTTAATTGTTACTTCTGATCATGGCAACGCAGAGAGATTATATGATCCCTTAACTGGCGAAAAAGAGACACACCACGATAGCAATCCCGTACCATTTTATTTAATTGATGAAAGATTTAAGTTAAAAATTCCCAGAACCGAAGAGCAGATTAAAGAAATGGAGGGTATGACGACAGGTTCATTGTGTGATATTGCGCCGACAATTTTGGAATTGATGGGGTTGCCAATTCCGATAGAGATGAGCGGTGTTAGTTTGTTAACCAACTTGATTTCTTATCAATAA